Proteins from one Malaya genurostris strain Urasoe2022 chromosome 2, Malgen_1.1, whole genome shotgun sequence genomic window:
- the LOC131430354 gene encoding protein odd-skipped, producing the protein MSIIHSSSSTCSDISIEELKARSPDFHPEILAAIKQEPRSTVSPILTPPHTPTEDSIGSLPGGITSRNYFDMEQQNRSPIQHHHMSHPHHHHPHQQQQPLQELPSTFISPQANAHGQPHSMEAFLYQQQQQQHQQQQQQHQQQQQQQHRLWLQTQAAAAAAAQQHLHRTGYPVPGYAQLPAAAAAAAHHPHALMQQWIRNAAIYQQHFQHQGYPADLARIPSLGRPVNPLGPMKVTGNGSSRPKKQFICKYCHRHFTKSYNLLIHERTHTDERPYSCDICGKAFRRQDHLRDHRYIHSKEKPFKCSDCGKGFCQSRTLAVHKVTHLEEAPHKCTICNRTFNQRANLKTHLQSHSLTEVSPNGPVLDLSQKSAPSTPEKEIIVDEDIEDDDDEDEIDRHGTQIQATLPKKSLGFSIDEIMQR; encoded by the exons ATGTCTATTATTCATTCGTCGTCGTCGACCTGCAGTGATATCAGTATTGAGGAGTTGAAAGCCAGATCACCAG ATTTCCATCCGGAAATTCTCGCCGCCATCAAACAGGAACCGCGTTCGACCGTTTCGCCTATTTTAACCCCACCGCACACTCCCACCGAAGATAGTATTGGCTCGTTGCCCGGCGGGATCACATCGCGGAACTACTTTGATATGGAACAGCAGAACCGGTCTCCGATTCAACACCATCATATGTCGCATCCCCATCACCATCATCcgcatcaacaacaacaacccctGCAGGAGCTTCCGAGCACTTTCATCTCACCACAAGCGAACGCTCATGGACAGCCCCATTCGATGGAGGCTTTTCtttaccaacaacaacaacagcagcatcagcaacaacagcaacaacaccaacagcaacaacaacagcagcaccgTCTATGGCTCCAAACTCAGGCAGCGGCAGCAGCGGCGGCACAGCAACATTTACATCGAACCGGTTATCCCGTTCCTGGGTACGCCCAGCTTCCTGCCGCCGCAGCCGCTGCCGCCCATCATCCCCATGCTCTGATGCAGCAGTGGATTCGCAATGCCGCAATCTATCAGCAACACTTTCAACATCAGGGCTATCCGGCGGATCTCGCCCGCATTCCCAGTCTTGGCCGTCCCGTGAACCCACTGGGACCGATGAAAGTGACCGGCAATGGTAGTTCCCGGCCGAAGAAGCAATTCATCTGCAAGTACTGTCACCGTCACTTCACCAAGTCGTACAACCTGCTGATTCACGAGCGCACCCACACCGACGAGCGGCCGTACTCGTGTGATATCTGCGGTAAGGCGTTCCGCAGGCAGGATCATCTGCGCGATCACCGGTACATCCACTCGAAGGAGAAACCATTCAAGTGTTCGGACTGTGGCAAAGGGTTCTGCCAGTCGAGGACCCTCGCCGTCCACAAGGTCACCCACCTGGAGGAGGCACCCCACAAGTGTACGATCTGCAACCGTACCTTCAATCAGCGTGCCAACCTGAAAACGCACCTGCAAAGCCACTCGCTCACCGAGGTCAGCCCGAACGGGCCGGTGTTGGATCTTTCGCAAAAATCTGCCCCGTCCACTCCGGAGAAGGAAATCATCGTCGACGAGGACATCGAAGACGATGACGACGAGGACGAGATTGACCGGCACGGAACACAAATTCAAGCAACGCTCCCGAAAAAATCCCTCGGATTTTCTATCGATGAGATCATGCAGCGGTAA
- the LOC131429248 gene encoding uncharacterized protein LOC131429248, translating to MPIASLVAALPPANTVESGSRISAKTQHPLSGPPGPPRSRNCTAPWAIRGAVCRPQPPSLSTTTRTPPRSNLYHHRPPEHCFTTIRGTTPPPREAGLPERRSLDPTPNGPPPATITRTQDRDQEPGPDLQKAIHHRPST from the exons ATGCCCATTGCATCGCTCGTGGCAGCCCTCCCTCCTGCCAACACTGTGGAGTCAGGCTCTCG AATCTCGGCGAAGACTCAGCATCCACTGTCTGGACCACCCGGACCACCCCGGTCGAGAAACTGCACTGCTCCGTGGGCCATCCGGGGGGCTGTATGTCGACCACAGCCCCCTTCTCTTTCAACCACTACACGGACCCCACCCAGATCCAACCTCTACCACCACCGACCACCAGAGCACTGTTTCACTACTATCCGAGGCACGACTCCGCCACCGCGAGAGGCTGGCCTCCCGGAACGCCGATCACTGGACCCCACTCCCAACGGACCTCCACCTGCAACCATCACCCGAACACAGGACCGAGACCAGGAGCCTGGTCCCGACCTCCAGAAAGCAATCCACCACAGACCCAGCACCTAA